The following are encoded together in the Streptomyces sp. NBC_00341 genome:
- a CDS encoding ABC transporter substrate-binding protein has translation MVERVPPHAAQPRSRLRVLLASGAAALGLAAASVVPGVPLGAASPQQAQAADSGRTTLTVAVAQSVDSLSPFLAQKLMSTSLTRLMYDFLTNYDAKDNHAIPGLATKWEPSADKLTWTYTIRSNSKWSDGQQATAEDAAWTFNKIMTDEAAGQANGSFVTNFKKVTAPSPTKLVIELKEPQATMAALDVPIVPKHLWDKVGDFSKFNNDTKFPIVGNGPFILTDYKVDQYVKLKANKDFWRGSPKFDEVVFKTYKDQDAAVAALRKGEVSFVAGSPALTPAQANSLKGEKNIKVNEGPGRRFFALATNPGAQTKDGKKFGNGNKALLDLKVRQALFLSIDRDTLIDKVFQGHAVNGAGYIPPRFPAYKWEPSADQKLGYDPAKAAKLLDQAGYKLKGDQRVGKDGKPLDLRILCHATDPNDKAIGKYLKEWWGKLGIGLKVDCLDDVSVPWYAGEYDLAFDGWSVNPDPDFVLGIHTCAALPVKAKESATTDDFICDKTYDELYKKQLAEYDPAKRADIVKQMQSWLYDSGYMNVIAYPNAVEAYRTDQIKSITTMPEAAGNIYGQDGYWSWWSAVPAGSGDGTDSDSGSSSTGVVIGIVVVVVVLAGGGFLLMRRRRTTADDRE, from the coding sequence ATGGTCGAAAGAGTCCCACCACACGCCGCCCAGCCACGCTCACGTCTGCGTGTCCTCCTGGCCTCCGGTGCCGCCGCCCTCGGGCTCGCCGCCGCGTCCGTCGTGCCGGGGGTCCCGCTCGGGGCCGCCTCGCCCCAGCAGGCGCAGGCCGCCGACAGCGGCAGGACGACACTGACCGTCGCGGTCGCGCAGAGCGTCGACTCACTGAGTCCGTTCCTCGCCCAGAAGCTGATGAGCACCAGCCTCACCCGGCTCATGTACGACTTCCTGACGAACTATGACGCCAAGGACAACCACGCGATCCCGGGCCTGGCCACCAAGTGGGAGCCGTCCGCGGACAAGCTGACGTGGACCTACACCATTCGGTCCAACTCCAAGTGGTCCGATGGTCAGCAGGCCACCGCGGAGGACGCGGCCTGGACCTTCAACAAGATCATGACCGACGAGGCCGCCGGCCAGGCCAACGGCAGCTTCGTCACCAACTTCAAGAAGGTGACGGCGCCGAGCCCCACGAAGCTGGTCATCGAGCTGAAGGAACCGCAGGCCACCATGGCCGCACTCGATGTCCCGATCGTACCCAAGCACCTCTGGGACAAGGTCGGGGACTTCTCGAAGTTCAACAACGACACGAAGTTCCCGATCGTGGGCAACGGGCCGTTCATCCTGACCGACTACAAGGTCGACCAGTATGTGAAGCTCAAGGCCAACAAGGACTTCTGGCGCGGCTCGCCCAAGTTCGACGAGGTCGTCTTCAAGACCTACAAGGACCAGGACGCCGCGGTCGCCGCACTCCGCAAGGGCGAGGTCTCCTTCGTCGCCGGTTCGCCCGCGCTGACGCCCGCCCAGGCCAACTCGCTCAAGGGCGAGAAGAACATCAAGGTGAACGAGGGTCCGGGCCGCCGGTTCTTCGCGCTGGCCACCAACCCCGGCGCGCAGACCAAGGACGGCAAGAAGTTCGGCAACGGCAACAAGGCGCTGCTCGACCTGAAGGTCCGCCAGGCGCTCTTCCTGTCCATCGACCGCGACACCCTCATCGACAAGGTCTTCCAGGGCCACGCCGTCAACGGCGCGGGCTACATCCCGCCGCGCTTCCCGGCGTACAAGTGGGAACCGTCGGCGGACCAGAAGCTGGGCTACGACCCGGCCAAGGCGGCCAAGCTCCTGGACCAGGCGGGCTACAAGCTCAAGGGCGACCAGCGCGTCGGCAAGGACGGCAAGCCGCTCGACCTGCGCATCCTCTGCCACGCCACGGACCCGAACGACAAGGCGATCGGCAAGTACCTCAAGGAGTGGTGGGGCAAGCTCGGCATCGGTCTCAAGGTCGACTGCCTCGACGACGTCTCCGTGCCCTGGTACGCCGGTGAGTACGACCTCGCCTTCGACGGCTGGTCCGTCAACCCCGACCCCGACTTCGTCCTCGGCATCCACACCTGCGCAGCCCTGCCGGTCAAGGCCAAGGAGAGCGCGACCACGGACGACTTCATCTGCGACAAGACGTACGACGAGCTGTACAAGAAGCAGCTCGCCGAGTACGACCCGGCCAAGCGGGCGGACATCGTCAAGCAGATGCAGTCCTGGCTCTACGACTCCGGGTACATGAACGTCATCGCGTACCCGAACGCGGTCGAGGCCTACCGCACCGACCAGATCAAGTCGATCACGACCATGCCCGAGGCGGCCGGCAACATCTACGGCCAGGACGGTTACTGGAGCTGGTGGTCGGCCGTACCGGCGGGCAGCGGCGACGGCACGGACAGCGACAGCGGATCGAGTTCCACCGGGGTCGTCATCGGCATCGTGGTCGTCGTCGTGGTCCTCGCGGGTGGCGGATTCCTCCTCATGAGGCGGCGTCGCACCACCGCGGACGACCGCGAGTAG